Part of the Prevotella communis genome is shown below.
TCTTCGAGTATCATCCAAGGAAAGTTGTGAAATAAATTACTCATCATAAATAAAACAAGTTTTTCTCACCCTAGGGGCAAGACATGGAACGCAGAGATTGCGTCCCATGTCTTTGTCCGATAAAGTGATAAAGAAATTTAAAAGTACATTTTTTTCGTCAACTACTATTAAATGGTTTTGGCGTATATTACAGAACATACTATATTTGCAGTACTAAAACTATAGTACGCCCTAAAACTCTAATAGACACGAGTATCTAACAGTAAACCAATTTTTAATCATTATGACAAAAAACATTATCGGCCTCATGTTACTCATGAGCAGTTTGACATTCACAGAGACACGCGCTCAAGGTAACAACGACTTCAAGATTGACGTCAAGGTAACTCAGGGCATCGAGGATGCCGGCTACCTCGTTCAGGTCTTCGACCGTAACCAATCAGCACGTAAGTTCCTCGGAAAAATTGACGTTGTCAACAAGCGCTCTGCATTTGAGACCCATTTGGACGAACCACTCGTTGGTGACCTCACAGCCATCTTTCCTAATGGCGAGGTCTGCACGGCCTGCGTCCGTTTCCCCTTCGTACCAGGCGAGGAATGCCACATCAAAGTGAAGAACGGTACTTTCGAGCTCACAGGCACAACGTTCTATCAGCAGTGGGCCGATGCTGATGATTTAGAAGAGAATGCCCATAAGTATTACAAGCAGTGGGAGACCGACTCCATCATTCTCAACTACTTCAAGAAGCACGCCAACGAGGAGGGTTGTGTAATGCGCTACTGGCAGTACGAGGTATTGCCTCGCCCCACCATTCTGAAACTCATACCCGACAATATGCGCAACGGACGCTTCAAGTCTTTCTTCGACCAGCATAACGAGGACTATGTCGCAGCCATCGTTTTAGACAAACCAGATACGGTCGCAGTCTACGATGCCGAGGTCGATGAAGACGAAGTCGAGGTTGATGAGCCAGAAGGAATAGATGTGATAGAGATGCCCGATGTTCCTGACATAAGCTTCAACTTCGATTTTGACAGCAATGCACCCAAGATGAGCCGCAGACAGATGAAGAAGGCCATTAAGAAGCAGATGAAGGTACTGGAGAAACAAATGACCAAATACATGATAGAGATGCAGAAACACATCGAGAAAATGGGTCAGGAAATCGAGAAACGCAGCTAGGAAGGCTGCTATTGAGTACAGAAAAAAAAATTGCAATCATGAGATTTAAAACCATTATCACTTTACTGCTTGCCCTTGTCGCTCTGACAGGACAAGCTAAAGACATTATTTGGGAGAACCCCTCAGCCTTTATGGGAAACTATAACGGCATGTTTTTCATCAATCAGGTAGAACTGAAGCCTACGGAGACAGTGCTGCACATCACAGCCAACTACCTGCCTCACAATTGGATTCGCTTCGATAAGCATTCCTATCTGCAGACACCCGATGGCAAGAAATACGGAATTACAAATGGTCTGAAAACCAACGAACAGGAGTCAGACCTTACACCCGACTCACTCTTCTGGATGCCTGAAAGTGGCATGGCCCAGCTGGCCTTGCATTTCAAGCCCGTACCCCTCGACACCAAGGTGATGGACTTCTTGGAGAGTTATAATGATGGCGACTTCAAGTTCTGGAATATCTGCGACGGCAAGACGAAACGGGAAGTGGTGATTCCTGAGGACTGGAAGAACGTGAAATATGCCAAAGACGAGACTCTGCCTGCCGCAAAGATCAAAAAAGGAATAGCCACCATCAAGGTGAAGATGCTGGGCTTCAAGAAGGGTATGGAGTTGGATTTCTTCATGCACAACCTTCAGCCACTGGGTTCTAATGACCGATTCAATAAAGTGTTCCGTTTTGCCGACGATGGTACGGTGAAGTTTGAAGTGCCTCTGTGGCTGACACGTGAGGTGACCGTAGGCGTAGAGGGGATGGCTAATGCCAATATCGTTATCGGCCCTGATCAGGAGACCAACATCCTGATGAAGGTCACCTCCGCCCATCAGCCGTTTGTAGCTTTCAAGGGCTACATGGCAAAGACAAACATGGATCTCACAAAAGCAGATAACGAATTTGAGACCTTGATGGACGAAGATAACACCTACCTCAAGGTCAGGGAGTGCAACACGTCGGCAGAACGCCTGCAATGTCTGACGGACATCTTCAACCAGCGCACCGAAGCCATTAAGAAAACCAAGTACACCACCGCAGCCAAGGACCTGCTGTACATGGAGGCCGAAAGACAATTCGCGAAATGGACTCGCAATTTTGCCAGCACATTCAGTCTATATGGGCTGACAGCAAACGGTATGGTGTATAGGGGAAATGACCATTATCTTGAAGATGTAGAGAAGAACAAGGATATGCTTACCCTTCCCGCCGGTGAAGCGAATTACACCTGGAAATACCTCAATGAGCCAGGCTCACCATGCAGCGCGGCATTCTGGAATACGGAGTTGAGATCTTATGACTTAAGAGCCTCTGAGAAGAGTGTTTTCAATACGGATGTGTGCTTGATACCTACCCTTTTGAGAAACATCAAGGACGATGCTTCCGATGATGTAGTAAAGGAAATGCTTACTGATGAGGATTGCAGGAATGTGGTCCGGGAATACATGGCTGAACAACGGCGCATTGCCCAGCAACTGGGCAGTCAGGAGCATGTATTCTATCAGAAACTCGACAACGTTGCGCCTGAGAACATCCTACAAACCATCCTCGATAAATATAAGGGCAAGGCCGTGCTTATCGACATCTGGGCTACGTGGTGCGGACCCTGCAAGGCTGGTCATGCGGCTATGAAGCCTTGGAAGAAGGAGTTAAAAGGCAAGAATATCCAGTTTGTCTATATCACCTCACCTACTTCGCCCCTCGCCACTTGGCAGGAGATGATCAAGGACATCGACGGCGACCACTATTATTTGACAAAGGAGCAGTATAACTACATCCTCGACAAGTACGAGTCGCAGGGCATTCCCACCTATGCCATCTACGATGCTCAGGGCAATCAGACCTTCAAGAACATTGGTTTCCCAGGTCTCAAACCCTTCAAGGTGGCAGTAGATAAAGTGCTGAAGTAAGGGTAAAGGGTAAAAAGTAAATAGGTAAAAAGGAAAAAGCAATGAAATCAACCATCATCACTATTCTGCTCGCCCTGCTCAGCGTGGGTATTGAAGCAAAAACCTTTAAGACCATCAAGAACCCCGTGGCGATGGCACACAACATCCACGGGGGTGAGTTGAAAGCCCGCGAAGTTGTCTTCAGGGATACGGCGACGACCGTTCATTTCACCTTAGACTATCCCAAGGGACAGAATTTCAGCATCAGCAGCACCAGTTTCCTGATTGACGAGGAAGGAAATCGCTACCCATTGCGCTCGGCCGAGGGGATAAAGCTGAATTCATTCGGAGAATCAACTGGGTCGAAAGACTTCACGCTGCACTTTGAGCCCATGCCCAAAAAGGTGAAACTGTTTGACTATAGGGAGGCCGACAATATGAGGGCGTTCTATCTGATGGGCATCCACGACCAAAAGACGAAGCTCAAGGTTCCCACCTTACAGGAGATACAGACAAAGAACCCTTACAACGTACCTGCCGACTGGTTCAAGACAGACACGATCACTATCAAAGGTCGCATTGAAGGGTATAACGCAGAGCAGTTTGGTTTCACCTCAATGGAGTGTGTCTTTGAGGATGTCTTCGAGAAGGATGATGCCACGCAAGTGCTCGATATCAACCCAGACGGCACCTTTCAGAAGAAGTTCCAGATCAGCTATCCCATCTGGCAGACATTCCATACATACGACTCCAAAGTTGGCTTCGACGCCATACCGTTCTTTGCCCGTCCTGGCGAAACGATTGACATCACCGTCAGGAAAAATACTCAGGGGAAATATGAGTGCTATTATAATAGTGGTAGCAGCAAGGATGTGGAGCGTCTGCTGAAATCAGAGCACCTCTACCAAAGTCTCTGTTTTCCGCTAGCTTACTTCAAAGGCAAATACTGCGAACTGCCAGCCATAGCTGAAAGCACATGGAAGAACATGCTCTACCTGTTCAACAACGAATGTCGTGACAGGCATTACACGCCATTCGAGGCACAGCTGGCCCTTGCAGATTTACTGACTCTCTATGCTGAATCTATCTTAGACTATGGCATGTATCATGAGATGGACCTGATGAAGCAAGAGCTACGCGATGGCATCTATTACACAGAAATCCTGGATAGTGTGGAATGGCAGGAACTGTCAAAGATGGACAACTACAAGCCGCTGCACCGCATAGATTTCAACAATCCGCTGATGCTCTCCAGCAGTAGCTACAGCCATCTTCTCAACCGCGTTCAGTATGCCACGCCTGTCAGGAATCTCGTATTCAGTACATTGAATATCAACGACAAGGATGAGGGGATGGCCATTGAGGCCACAATCGAGAACGAGGTGAAAAGCATGCAACTTAGCTACGACGGTTGGCGTCAACTGATGGGATGTGACCACGATAACCTGATAGCACAAGTCAGCACCCACAAGGATTTCATGAATAATTTCAATGACTGGCGTCAAAACGGATGGATTGATGAGCTTACGCCCATTTGTGCCAACAGATACGCCAATGCCTATGTCCGCCAGAAGACAGAGCAGTATTACGAGCGCAAGATGGCGCAGAAGGAACTCTCCACCCCTCTGCCAGAGAATAATGTAGCTGCTGATTTGATTCGCAGCATCTCGGCTAAATATCCAGGCCGTTATCTGATGATTGACTTCTGGGGCATGGGATGCGGTCCATGTCGCTCTGCCATCCAAAGCAGCAAGAGCCTGCGTGCCAACATTGCCAAACGCGATGACATCAAACTGGTATTTATCGCTGAGGAACGCATTACCGGAGGTAGCGATGCCTACAAGAAATACGTAGCCGAATGGCTGGCCGATGAAGAAGCCATCTGCATCTCAAGTGCCGAATTCTCCCGCATGCAGGAACTCTTCCAGTTCAATGGCATCCCCCACTACGAAGTCATCACACCCGACGGCCGCCGCGTCCGCGATGACCTCCGTTTTCATGGCTATTATAACCTGGAAATGCAATTAGATCAACTGAAAGAGAAGCTCAAATAAGAACATATATTATATCAATATATATACTTTAAGCAAAAAGAAATGAGAAAGAGGATTTATTTTCTTACAGCGTTGTTCGCGTTTTCTTGCGTCGTATATTGTTTTGCAGAATGCTCCAGTGCAAATCGGAAACTGAAAAAACCAGTTTTCATTGCGAGCAATGATGGATCAAAGATTTACGATATAAAAGCTACCGACAACTACGACAATATCTTTTCATATCATATGGAGATGGTTCAGAATGAGATGGGAGGTGTCAAAGTGAAGCTACATGATGTCGACACTAATGGAAAAGAACTTGTCGATTCGATTTCCTATGCAGGTGTTTTCGTCGAGAAATTCGTATTTCACAAAAAGGGCTTTGAGGACTCCGATACTTTATACGCCTGGCGCGTGCAACTTCATTATGGAATGGAAAATGAAATCATGTTGAATAATGTAGGTACCACGCTAAAGATCTTCGGCAAGAATTATGGCAAGAATGTCTCCGTTTCCACTTCAGATGGTATAATTGCTTCCGAAAAGACCATAACGGATGGTGTTACAGAGATCAGCATTCCTAAAGGAGTGGAATATCTCAATGTAGATATAAAATATGACGAACAAAAACACTTCCATTTCAAGTATCCAGTAAGATAGCAACGATAAAAGAAAAACAAATCGACCAATGAAAAAATCTATTATTGCCTTTCTGCTCACCCTGCTCATCATTCCTATAGGCATGGAGGCAAAGAAGAAAGTGAAGAAAGAAGAGGTGCCACAGTTGCTGAATTATCCCAGCGCAGACTGGAACGAATACCGTATGCATGGTGGTGAGATGGTCATCAAGGGTCATGTAACAGCAGATGATTCTGCTAAGTTAAAACAACTGAGTAACAACGTCAGAATCATCATGCGTGACTACATTGTGCGCAAGGAGGAAACCATCCCCTTCAAAGTCGAGGAAGACGGCACATTTTCGCTCAATATCCACGTACCTTATCCTATGTTTATACTCTTCTATCCGTTGGCAGGCGTGTATGCCTGTCCTGGGGACACAGTCGAGTTGACGTATGACGCTACGAAACCCATGCAGAGACCAGGCGACAATGTCACATTAAGTGGAAAGGGTGTCAGTGCCGAGGCGAGCAAACTTTTCTTCCCTCTTATGTACAAGTACCTTGTTACTCTGAAAAGCCAAACACACGTGGCACATCCTGACTCGCTGCTGAACTGGAGGGATGCGCAGGTGGCAAAGCTGGATGATTTGGTGCGCCAGATGAATGCTGGACTGCCCGAACTTGAAGGTTGCTCACCCAGGACATCCGACGTCCTCCGTACGTATTTGGTTTCGCAATACTTGTATGAAATCTGCCACCGCTACTATATGTTCATGGACTTCGTAAAAGAGAATGACGGCGTTTACGACATTGACAAGGAAGCTTACTGGCAGCAGTATTTCAGCTTCTTGGCACCTCGCGAGAAATACCTGCTCGACAACCCATTGCTGATGATTGCCGCTGACGAATTTTTCTTCAACAGGATGGAGTACACGCTCATGGAACCCGTGCAACAATCTAGCATCAAAGGTTCTACATTAGCCATTGACTATTATCTAGAAGCAGCAGAAATATTGACGGAAAACAGCACATTAAGTCTACGTGAAGCGAGGAAACTGGCTATGAACGAGCTGCACGAAAAGCTGAATCTCAGCCCCACAAACTTCTGTGCTCAGGTTTGTATGGTTCGTGATCTGTTCTACAAATTGGAATGGGGTACCGACTATGGTGTTGCTGCCGAGGAGGTGGCAAGTACACTGCCCTATATCACCAACCCCGAGCTGATGCGCCGTGCCGTGTTGCAATACCGCGAGTTCGTGAAGGTGAAAGAGTCGGAAAAGCAATTTGTCGATGCCAACAGCATCCGTCCATCTACTGATGTGGAGGGCATGAGCGATGGCGAGAAGATACTCCGCAAACTCATCGAACCTTATCAAGGCAAGCTCATCTATGTGGACATCTGGGGAACATGGTGCGCTCCTTGCCGAGAGAACCTGAAGGAGTCGTGGAGGGTGAGAGAAGCCCTGAAGGACTACGATATTGTCTATCTCTTTCTGGCCAACAAGAGCAGCGACGAGGCGTGGAAGAGCGTCATCTCAGAGTACAACCTGACGGGGCCTAACTGTGTTCACTACAACCTGCCCGCAGACCAGCAAAGCGCCATCGAGCACTATATCGGTGTCAACGGCTATCCCACCTACAAGCTCATCGACAAGCAGGGTGTCATCCACCCCCTGAACTGGCAACATGCCGACAACTTGAACACCCTCATTGAAATTATCGACAAATTCAGCAAATGAAATGAAAATGAACAAGAAAACTATCATCACCATACTGCTCGCCCTCGTCGCAATGGCGGGACAGGCAAAAGAGAAAGCGATTGTGTGGGAACAGCCCACTACGGAGTTTGGAACCAGCTATGGCGACGGATTCTTCTACCTCGCCCTTGATGTAACGAAAGTAGAACTGAAGGCCGACGAGACGGTGGTGTATATCACTGCCCAGCAGCGTTCTGACGATCCCGACTACTCTTTTCTGTTTGCCGGCGATACCTACCTGAAGGTGGGCGACCAACGCTATACTATCACGTCAGCCGATAACATTGAACTCAACAAGTTTGTACAGACGAATAAGAACGGTCAGCGCGACATGGCGTTCCATTTCCCACCGCTGCCGAAGGGAACGAAGGTGTTCGACTTCATCGAGGGCGATGGTGATAGGGCTTTCCAAATCAAGGGCATCAAGCCTGTGGAGGAACGATGGAAACAACTGTTCCCTTCCTATTGGCGCGACAATAACGGCGACTGGAAGATTGCCTTCTTCGAGGACTGCGCCATCTACGACTGCAAGTTCTGGAACTACAAGCAACGCGACGTGAACCAGAAGACTGGCGAGGCTATCATCCTTATGACTAACGGCAACGATGAGTTAAAGGTCATGGTCGGCAAGGACAAGAAAGGCCAGCGTCCGATACAGATTGGCAGCGACAAGAAGGTCTATTCGATGATAACCACCCGCTTCCTGCCCGACTATCCCACGAAGGACACCCGTGAGGGCTTTGTGGATACTGGCTACAAGGAGGATACCATTACCGTCGTGGGTTGGATTAAGGATATGCCGGAGCAATTCAAGCAGTTGAAGACCTTTGATTTCGGTTACGAGAACATCTATACGGACGAGCATCAGTCTGTCAGCGCCGACTTGGACGAGCTGGGACGCTTCATAGCAAAAATTCCCGTGCTGAACAGTACGGAGTTCTTCATTGACTGGGAGCGTTGCTTCGTCCGCACGATGTTCGAGCCTGGCAAGACCTACTTCATGCTCTACGACTTCAAGGAGGGCCGCCGTTATTTCATGGGCGACGACTGCCGATTGCAGAACGAACTCTTCAAGTACCCGCTCGACTGGAAGTCCATACGTATGGAGGATGGCGACAAGGATTTCAACAAGTATATCGCTTCGGTCGACAGCCTCCTGAAGGTGCAGGGTGCCGTCATCAACCAACTCTGCGAGGAGCACCCCACGCTCTCCACCCGCTTCAACATATTCAGGAAGGGCAACACGCTGATGCAGCAAGCACGCGACTTCGGACAGTCACGTTTCAGAGGTCCCAACTTCCAACTCCCTGACAACGCCCGCCGTTATGCCTACGACAACTTCTGGACGAAGATGAAGAAGCCCTACACCCTGCACCGCGACATCGGCAGTTTCCTGAACGACTATCTTGATGACGTTATACGCCGTCGTGAATTCAATTTCTCCTACTCCTACATTGACCACTTGCCAGAAATAGCCGCAGATGAGCAGGAACTCAACCTCCTCAATCGTTGGAAGGACTGGATTGCTGATGCTCAGAAGAAAGTGGACGCTGCGGCCACGGACGAAGAACGACATCAGATTGCAGACAAGTTGAACGCCGACAATGCCGAGATGATCGAGCAGGTGAACAAGATTCTCAACGGCTCGCGCTTCAACCGAATGATGGACAGCAAACTCCTCTTTGCGCAGATGAAAGAGCAAGTTCAGGTGCTCGACTCGCTGGGTGCCGACCAGTTTATCAAGGATTTGTGGCTCGCACGGGGGATATATAAGGAGATAGACAACCGTCGTACGGCGATGCTCCCAGAGGTCATCGACACCTTGAAGACAATGGTCAGCAACCCCGTCTGCATCGCGATGGTGGAGAAGCAGAACGACTACTACCTGGCCATCGAGAACCGCGAGTTCGACAAGCTGGTGCTCAAATCGTCAGACAATCTGGCTGACCTCAGCGAGGGCGAGGCACTGCTGAAGAAGATTCTCGAACCCTACAAGGGCAAGTTCGTGCTGCTCGACATCTGGGGCACATGGTGTAGTCCATGCAAGGAAGCCCTCTCGCACTCTACCGAGGAATACGCCCGCTTGAAGGACTACGACATCCAATATCTATATCTGGCCAACGGCAGCCCGCAGACGGCGTGGGAGAATGTCATCAAGGAGTATAATGTCAGCGGCCCGAACGTGGCTCACTACAACCTGCCCGCCGAGCAGCAGGCCGCCATTGAGCACCACCTCAATATCCACAGCTGGCCAACGTACAAGCTCTTCGACCGCAATGGCAACCTGCTCGACCTGAAGGTAGACCCTCGCGACCTCGAAGGTCTCGCTCGCCTACTGGAGCAGATGAAATAAAAAACAGTCATGTACAAATAAACCAATGAAGAAGTTTTTTTTTACGATGCTCGCCCTTGTTGCATTGACGGGGCAGGCGCAGCCTATACCACAAGACTGGTTCCAAACAGATACCATCACCATCAGAGGACGTATTGAGAATTTCGATGCTGAGAAGTTTGGTTTTACAACGATGACATGCTATGATATGGATGTGTTAGAGCATGAGGAAGAAGTAATTATACTCAATATTGCTGCTGACGGCACGTTCGAGACAAAATTCCAAGCCAACTATCCAGTCTTTAATGAATTCTTCAACTCGGATTCAAAGGTCGGTTTCAGAGATATGTATTTCTATGCCCGTCCTGGCGAGACTATCGACATTACCGTTAAGACGAATGCCGATGGTCAGTACGAATGCTTCTACAACAGTGGCAGCAGCAAAGATTTGGAACGTTGGCTGAAGTCGGGATTGACTGTAGAAAACCTTAGCCGGAGTCGTACTTTAGCCCACTTTGAAGGGAAGTTCAGCGAAGTAGGTAAGGAGGCAGAAAGAACGTGGCAGGATATGCAATCTCATCTGCAAGAAAAAGGCAGTCAGTTGCACTTTACGCCTCTAGAAATGCAGATGGCTTTGGCCGATCTGCAAGTGATTTTTGCCTATGCCATGATAGATTATTCATGGAATCATTGGCAAAAGGTCACAAACATAGAAGAACGTGACGGTGTCTGGCATCAAGAAGTTACGGACAGCGCTGAGTTGAAGGAGTTTGACAAGCCGGAGAACTATAAGCCGTTGCGTCACGTAGATTTCAATAATCCCCAACTGATAGCAACAGCATTATTTCCTATCACTCTCAACCGCTTACAATTCTTTTTACCCAGTAAAGCTGCTAAATGCGAGATTTTGGGAACTGATAACGACAATCTCATGGTGCAGCTTCACAACTATAGGAATATGATAAGTGAATTTAAAGAATGGCGTGCCCATGAGGAAGACATTCCAAAAAAAATGCAGGAATATCTCAGCACCGTCACCCATCCCGTCATCCGACAAAAGGCCGAAGCCTTCTATGCTCTGCAGATGGCACAGACAGAGACATCCTCACCCCTGCCTGTCAATAACACTTCAGCCGACCTCATTCGCTCGCTGTGTGCAAAATATCCTGGTCGCTATCTGATGATTGACTTCTGGGCAATGTGGTGCGGATCCTGTCGCTCGGCTATTCAGAAAAGCAAGGAACTGCGTGCCAAGGTGGGCAAGCGTGATGACATAAAACTAATCTTCATCGCTGGCGAGCGTACTGCCGAGGGTAGCGAGGCCTATCACAATTATGTCAAGGAATGGCTTGGTGACGAAACGACAATTTGTCTCACCAATGAAGGATTCTCCCGTCTGCAAGAACTCTTCAACTTCAACGCTTTTCCTCACTATGAGACCATCACCCCTGATTGTCAACGTGTTAGTGATTTCTATCAGATTCACGGATATGACAACTTAGAGACTGAATTGGAATTACTGAAAGAGAAACTCAAATAAGAACATATATGAAATCAACAATCATCACTATTCTCCTTGCTGTCGCCGCTTTGACAGTGCAGGCCCAGACGAAAGTTTGGGACAACATAGTTATGGGCTATGCCAACGCCCCCATCATCAACGTGAACCGTGTAGCTCTCTATGCAGACCGCACCGATGTAAGCCTGCATATCGACTACCGTAAAGGTCGGCAGATGGGCTTCAGTCGGGGAACAGCCCTGAAAGCTGGTGGCAAGGAATATAAGGTGACTGGAGCCACCGTCATCAAACTGGACGAGCCTTACACGATGACGGAAGACACGCTGAATCTGACGTTGACGTTCGAGCCACTGCCTGTGACAACGCAGAGGTTTGACTTCACGTCGCCCGACGGTCTGCAACTGCTGAACATCCGCAATGCCAACAGCCTGCCAGAGGATATCACCAACACCTACTGGCGCAACGAATCGACGGGCGACTGGATGATTGGCATCACACCGAACCACGTCATCTACAAGAATAAGGTGTGGGACATCGTGAGCCAGACGGAAAAGAAGGACGCCTATACGCTGACTATCAACGACGGCACAATCATCAAGGTCGGGAAGATGAAGAAAGGCCAGAGAATCATCACCATCGGCAAGGAGAAGCCCGCGACGTGTAGTCCTATCGTGACGGCAGCACTGCCCGACTACCCCACAAAGGATATGCGCAAGGGTTTTGTGGATAATGGCTACCGAACAAATGACAGCGTGACCATCATCGGATGGCTGAAGGATATGCCCCAACAGGCGTGGGAGCGAGGAAAGGAGTTTAGCGTCGGTATTGAAAACATCTTCAGTGACAAGGAGGAGAGTTCTTATGCCAAGATGGACTCTCTGGGACGCTTTACACTCAAGATGCCGATTCTGAACTCCTCGCAGGCATTCCTCGACTGGGGACGCACATCGAACAGTACCCTGTTGGAACCGGGGAAGACCTATTTCTTCCTCTATGACTTCATGGCAGGACAGATGCTTTGGATGGGCGACGATGTCAGAGTGCAGAACGAACTGTTGGCCCATCCTCACGATTGGAATGAAGACCGCATTGCTGATAAGGAAGAAGGCAAGGTAACAGCTATGCAGTTCAAGGTGCGGACGGACGCCTCGCGAGCCGCCAGCATGACCAAGCTACAGAACTGCCTGACCCAGCATCCCAACCTCTCACAGCGATATATCGACTATCTGACCGGCTATTATCTGACCGATCAGGGCGAATCGATGATGCAGGCCCGTTTCTCCATACCTGGGTACGATCTTCCCAAAGAATATTTGGACTATGTGGGCAACGAACTCTGGAAGAAAGCCTGCAAGCCCTATACGCTCTATCGAGACTTCAGTACCTTTATTCGTGACTATCTCAATCACCTCAGAGACACGCAGCAAGGTGACTGGGGCATACTTTTCAGAAACACGGCCCTGCGTTTAGAACAGCAAGGTGCGGTGACCCTGACCGACAAAGAACGTGAGGCGTTGAATCATTATATCATCATGCGCAATCAACTGGAGGCTGGTGTCAAGAACGATATCTCACAGCAGGAGCGCGACTCCCTTATCAAGGCCTTCAACAGCAGCGAGACCGTCACCGCGCTAAACGCCTTGATAAAGCGCCTGGGGAAACCGCTGCAAGACGAGATGAATCTTGCCAGTTACCGCCAAACATTGGCAGTCCTTGATTCCATAGGCTGCGACCGCAC
Proteins encoded:
- a CDS encoding TlpA family protein disulfide reductase; amino-acid sequence: MRFKTIITLLLALVALTGQAKDIIWENPSAFMGNYNGMFFINQVELKPTETVLHITANYLPHNWIRFDKHSYLQTPDGKKYGITNGLKTNEQESDLTPDSLFWMPESGMAQLALHFKPVPLDTKVMDFLESYNDGDFKFWNICDGKTKREVVIPEDWKNVKYAKDETLPAAKIKKGIATIKVKMLGFKKGMELDFFMHNLQPLGSNDRFNKVFRFADDGTVKFEVPLWLTREVTVGVEGMANANIVIGPDQETNILMKVTSAHQPFVAFKGYMAKTNMDLTKADNEFETLMDEDNTYLKVRECNTSAERLQCLTDIFNQRTEAIKKTKYTTAAKDLLYMEAERQFAKWTRNFASTFSLYGLTANGMVYRGNDHYLEDVEKNKDMLTLPAGEANYTWKYLNEPGSPCSAAFWNTELRSYDLRASEKSVFNTDVCLIPTLLRNIKDDASDDVVKEMLTDEDCRNVVREYMAEQRRIAQQLGSQEHVFYQKLDNVAPENILQTILDKYKGKAVLIDIWATWCGPCKAGHAAMKPWKKELKGKNIQFVYITSPTSPLATWQEMIKDIDGDHYYLTKEQYNYILDKYESQGIPTYAIYDAQGNQTFKNIGFPGLKPFKVAVDKVLK
- a CDS encoding TlpA family protein disulfide reductase produces the protein MKSTIITILLALLSVGIEAKTFKTIKNPVAMAHNIHGGELKAREVVFRDTATTVHFTLDYPKGQNFSISSTSFLIDEEGNRYPLRSAEGIKLNSFGESTGSKDFTLHFEPMPKKVKLFDYREADNMRAFYLMGIHDQKTKLKVPTLQEIQTKNPYNVPADWFKTDTITIKGRIEGYNAEQFGFTSMECVFEDVFEKDDATQVLDINPDGTFQKKFQISYPIWQTFHTYDSKVGFDAIPFFARPGETIDITVRKNTQGKYECYYNSGSSKDVERLLKSEHLYQSLCFPLAYFKGKYCELPAIAESTWKNMLYLFNNECRDRHYTPFEAQLALADLLTLYAESILDYGMYHEMDLMKQELRDGIYYTEILDSVEWQELSKMDNYKPLHRIDFNNPLMLSSSSYSHLLNRVQYATPVRNLVFSTLNINDKDEGMAIEATIENEVKSMQLSYDGWRQLMGCDHDNLIAQVSTHKDFMNNFNDWRQNGWIDELTPICANRYANAYVRQKTEQYYERKMAQKELSTPLPENNVAADLIRSISAKYPGRYLMIDFWGMGCGPCRSAIQSSKSLRANIAKRDDIKLVFIAEERITGGSDAYKKYVAEWLADEEAICISSAEFSRMQELFQFNGIPHYEVITPDGRRVRDDLRFHGYYNLEMQLDQLKEKLK
- a CDS encoding TlpA family protein disulfide reductase, giving the protein MKKSIIAFLLTLLIIPIGMEAKKKVKKEEVPQLLNYPSADWNEYRMHGGEMVIKGHVTADDSAKLKQLSNNVRIIMRDYIVRKEETIPFKVEEDGTFSLNIHVPYPMFILFYPLAGVYACPGDTVELTYDATKPMQRPGDNVTLSGKGVSAEASKLFFPLMYKYLVTLKSQTHVAHPDSLLNWRDAQVAKLDDLVRQMNAGLPELEGCSPRTSDVLRTYLVSQYLYEICHRYYMFMDFVKENDGVYDIDKEAYWQQYFSFLAPREKYLLDNPLLMIAADEFFFNRMEYTLMEPVQQSSIKGSTLAIDYYLEAAEILTENSTLSLREARKLAMNELHEKLNLSPTNFCAQVCMVRDLFYKLEWGTDYGVAAEEVASTLPYITNPELMRRAVLQYREFVKVKESEKQFVDANSIRPSTDVEGMSDGEKILRKLIEPYQGKLIYVDIWGTWCAPCRENLKESWRVREALKDYDIVYLFLANKSSDEAWKSVISEYNLTGPNCVHYNLPADQQSAIEHYIGVNGYPTYKLIDKQGVIHPLNWQHADNLNTLIEIIDKFSK
- a CDS encoding thioredoxin-like domain-containing protein codes for the protein MNKKTIITILLALVAMAGQAKEKAIVWEQPTTEFGTSYGDGFFYLALDVTKVELKADETVVYITAQQRSDDPDYSFLFAGDTYLKVGDQRYTITSADNIELNKFVQTNKNGQRDMAFHFPPLPKGTKVFDFIEGDGDRAFQIKGIKPVEERWKQLFPSYWRDNNGDWKIAFFEDCAIYDCKFWNYKQRDVNQKTGEAIILMTNGNDELKVMVGKDKKGQRPIQIGSDKKVYSMITTRFLPDYPTKDTREGFVDTGYKEDTITVVGWIKDMPEQFKQLKTFDFGYENIYTDEHQSVSADLDELGRFIAKIPVLNSTEFFIDWERCFVRTMFEPGKTYFMLYDFKEGRRYFMGDDCRLQNELFKYPLDWKSIRMEDGDKDFNKYIASVDSLLKVQGAVINQLCEEHPTLSTRFNIFRKGNTLMQQARDFGQSRFRGPNFQLPDNARRYAYDNFWTKMKKPYTLHRDIGSFLNDYLDDVIRRREFNFSYSYIDHLPEIAADEQELNLLNRWKDWIADAQKKVDAAATDEERHQIADKLNADNAEMIEQVNKILNGSRFNRMMDSKLLFAQMKEQVQVLDSLGADQFIKDLWLARGIYKEIDNRRTAMLPEVIDTLKTMVSNPVCIAMVEKQNDYYLAIENREFDKLVLKSSDNLADLSEGEALLKKILEPYKGKFVLLDIWGTWCSPCKEALSHSTEEYARLKDYDIQYLYLANGSPQTAWENVIKEYNVSGPNVAHYNLPAEQQAAIEHHLNIHSWPTYKLFDRNGNLLDLKVDPRDLEGLARLLEQMK